Genomic segment of Microbacterium sp. M28:
TCGGGTACCGGATGAACAATGCCGCCCGCGCGCTCGGCACCCGTCGGACGCGCACGATCGGCATCCTCGCCTCGGATGCGCTGCAGTACGGACCGTCGCGGAGCATCGCCGCGATCGAGTCCAGCGCCCGCGACGCCGGGTACTGGGTGAGCGCGGCCTTCGCGGATGCCGCGGATGACGCGGCCGTCGCCTCGGCCGTCGATCACCTGATCGCCCAGGGCGTCGAGGGCATCGTCGTCGTCGCCCCGCACGCCAGAACGCTCCTCGCCCTCGACGTGTCGCGCATCGGCATCCCCGTCGTCACGCTGCACTCCGCCGGACGCGGTGCCCGTGGCCTCTCGGTCGACCACGCCGCCGGTGCCCGGCTCGCCGTCGCTGCGCTGGCGGATGCCGGGCACACCCGCATCGCGCATCTGGCGGGGCCCGCCGACTGGCTCGAGGCGGAGTCGCGCGTCGAGGGATTCCAGGCCGAGCTCGCGGACCGAGGGCTGTCGGCCGGCCCGGTGCTCGTCGGTGACTGGACCGCCCGCTCCGGATACGATGCAGCGCACGGCATCCGTTCCGCCGGGGTCACGGCCGTGTTCGCGGCGAACGACCAGATGGCGCTCGGCCTGCTGACCGGGCTGCGCGAAGCGGGCCTCGACGTTCCGGGCGACGTGAGCGTGGTCGGCTTCGACGACATCCCCGACTCGGCGTACTACTGGCCCCCGCTCACGACGGTCCGCCAGGACTTCGGCGAGCTCGCCCGCCGCGCCGTCGCGACGCTGATCTCCGGATCTGAGGACGCAGCCGCCGACCTCGCGCCCGTCGCGCCGGTCCTCGTGCCGCGCGCATCGGTCGCTCCGCCGCGGTCGTGAGCCGCGCCTCCCGCGTCGGTCACGCTTGGGGTGACCTTGACGTTCGGGATCCCGCCAGAAGCGTGACCGATCGGGCGCGAGGTCACGATTGCGGCGGCATCCGGGCTCAGCATCCCGCCAGAAGCGTGACCGATCGTCGGGGCGGCGGAACACCAGCCCGCCGCCTTGACGACGCCAGCACCGCATGTCACACTACTGTGACCGGTCACAGTGACCGCCAATCCGCCGCATGATGAGGTATCCGTGAGCAACGAAGCCCCTGTCTTCGCCCCTGAGATCGAAGCCGCCATTCAGACCGTCCGTGAGGACGTCGCCCGACTGCACGGCGAGCTGGTCCGATACGAGCTGATCGTCTGGACGGGAGGCAATGTCTCCGGTCGCGTCCCCGGCGCCGACCTGTTCGTGATCAAGCCCTCCGGCGTCAGCTACGACGACCTCACGGCCGACAACATGATCCTGTGCGACCTGGACGGCAACGTCATCCCCGGCACGGCCGGCAGCGACCGCAGCCCTTCCAGCGACACCGCCGCGCACGCGTACGTCTACCGCCACATGCCCGACGTCGGCGGCGTGGTCCACACGCACTCGACCTTCGCCGTCGCCTGGGCGGCACGCGGTGAGGAGATCCCCTGCGTCATCACGGCGATGGCCGACGAGTTCGGCGGACCGATCCCGGTCGGCCCGTTCGCGATCATCGGCGACGACTCCATCGGCCGCGGCATCGTCCAGACGCTCACCGGGCACCGCTCGCGCGCCGTGCTCATGCAGAACCACGGTCCGTTCACGATCGGCGTCGACGCGAAGGACGCCGTCAAGGCCGCCGTCATGGTCGAGGACGTCGCCCGCACCGTGCACTACGCCCGCGAGGCCGGTCCGCTGATCCCGATCCCGCAGGAGGCGATCGACAGCCTCTTCAACCGTTACCAGAACGTCTACGGGCAGAACTCGGACGTCCGCCGATGAGCGCGCGGGAAGATCTGCTCGTCGGCCGCACGAGTCTCGGCATCGAGTTCGGCTCCACCCGCATCAAGGCGTGCCTGATCGGCTCCGACGCGACCGAGGTCCTCGCCACCGGATCGTTCTCATGGGAGAACCGGCTCGAGGACGGTCTCTGGACCTACGCGATCGACGAGGTGTGGCAAGGCCTTCAGGCCGCATTCGCCGACCTGGTCGCCGACGCGCACGACCGCTACGGCGTGAAGCCCACGACGTTCGGCGCCATCGGCATCTCGGCGATGATGCACGGCTATCTCGCGTTCGACGACGCCGGCGGCCTGCTCGTCCCGTTCCGCACCTGGCGCAACACCAACACGGGCGCAGCGGCGGCCGAGCTGACCGAACTGCTCGGTGTGAACATCCCGCTGCGCTGGTCCATCGCGCACCTGCACCAGGCGGTCGTGGATGCCGAGGCGCACCTCCCGCAGCTCGACTTCGTCACGACCCTCGCCGGCTACGTGCACTGGAAGCTCACCGGTGAACGAGTGCTCGGCGTCGGCGACGCCTCCGGCATGTTCCCGATCGACTCGGCGACCGGCGACTACGACGCCCGCATGATCGCAGCCTACGACGACCGAGCCGCCGAGCGTCTGCCGGCACCGATCACGAGCCTGCTCCCCGCCGTGCTCCCCGCCGGAGCCGCAGCCGGAACGCTGACCGCCGAGGGCGCCGCCCTGCTCGACCCGACCGGAGCGCTGCAGCCCGGCATCCCGCTGTGCCCGCCCGAAGGCGACGCCGGCACCGGCATGGTCGCGACCAACTCGGTCGCCCCCCGCACCGGAAACGTGTCGGCCGGAACGAGCATCTTCGCGATGGTCGTGCTCGAGCGCCCGCTCGCCGACGTCCACCACGAGCTCGATCTCGTCACGACCCCCGCCGGCGATGCGGTCGCCATGGTGCACTGCAACAACGGTGCGAGCGAGCTGGCAGCCTGGGCGGGGCTCTTCACCCGCTTCTCGGCGGCAGCAGGACAGCCGCTGGACGACGACGCCGTGTTCGACGCCCTCTTCCGCGAGGCGCTCGAGGGCGAAGCGGATGCCGGCGGTCTGATCGCCTACAACCATCTGGCCGGGGAGCCGATCGCCGGCCTCACGGAAGGTCGTCCGCTGTTCGTCCGCACGCCGGACAGCGCCTTCACGCTGGCGAACTTCATGCGCGCGCAGTTGTACGGCGTGTTCGGCACGCTTGCACTGGGCATGCAGGTGCTCGCCGCCGAGGGCGTGGGGCTGGATCGCATGTTCGCGCACGGCGGGATGTTCCGCACCGCCGGGGTCGCGCAGCGCTTCCTCGCCGGAGCACTGGACGCTCCTGTCGCGGTCGGCGAGCTCGCGAGCGAAGGCGGTGCGTGGGGCATCGCGGTGCTCGCGTCGTACCTCGCACACGCCGAGGATGCCGACCTCGGCACGTTCCTGGAAGAGCGGGTGTTCGCCTCGGCATCCCTCTCCACAGCCGACCCTGACCCGGCGGACGTCGCCGGATTCGCCACCTACCTCGACCGCTACCGGGCTGGTCTGGCCATCGAGGCCGCCGCCACCCAGAACATCTGAAGGACCTGACATGCCCCAGCTCACCACTTCCCTCGACGGCTACGAGGTCTGGTTCCTCACCGGAAGCCAGCACCTGTATGGTCCCGAGACGCTCGCGCAGGTCGCCGACCAGTCGCAGGAGATCGCGCGCCTGCTGGATGCCGCGGGCGACGTCCCCGTGAAGATCGTCTGGAAGCCGGTGCTGACCGACTCCGCCGCGATCAAGAAGGCAGCCCTCGAGGCCAACGCCGACGACAATGTCATCGGCCTGGTCGCCTGGATGCACACGTTCAGCCCCGCCAAGATGTGGATCGCGGGTCTCGACGCGCTGCAGAAGCCGCTCGCGCACCTGCACACGCAGGCCAACGTCGAGCTCCCATGGGCCGACATCGACTTCGACTTCATGAACCTGAACCAGGCCGCGCACGGCGACCGCGAGTTCGGCTACATCCAGACCCGCCTTGGCGTGCCGCGCAAGACGATCGTC
This window contains:
- a CDS encoding LacI family DNA-binding transcriptional regulator, encoding MSETRIDGTRTVGVREVAALAGVSRQTVSRVLNDHPEVADGTRERVLAAMDELGYRMNNAARALGTRRTRTIGILASDALQYGPSRSIAAIESSARDAGYWVSAAFADAADDAAVASAVDHLIAQGVEGIVVVAPHARTLLALDVSRIGIPVVTLHSAGRGARGLSVDHAAGARLAVAALADAGHTRIAHLAGPADWLEAESRVEGFQAELADRGLSAGPVLVGDWTARSGYDAAHGIRSAGVTAVFAANDQMALGLLTGLREAGLDVPGDVSVVGFDDIPDSAYYWPPLTTVRQDFGELARRAVATLISGSEDAAADLAPVAPVLVPRASVAPPRS
- a CDS encoding L-ribulose-5-phosphate 4-epimerase gives rise to the protein MSNEAPVFAPEIEAAIQTVREDVARLHGELVRYELIVWTGGNVSGRVPGADLFVIKPSGVSYDDLTADNMILCDLDGNVIPGTAGSDRSPSSDTAAHAYVYRHMPDVGGVVHTHSTFAVAWAARGEEIPCVITAMADEFGGPIPVGPFAIIGDDSIGRGIVQTLTGHRSRAVLMQNHGPFTIGVDAKDAVKAAVMVEDVARTVHYAREAGPLIPIPQEAIDSLFNRYQNVYGQNSDVRR
- a CDS encoding xylulokinase, with translation MSAREDLLVGRTSLGIEFGSTRIKACLIGSDATEVLATGSFSWENRLEDGLWTYAIDEVWQGLQAAFADLVADAHDRYGVKPTTFGAIGISAMMHGYLAFDDAGGLLVPFRTWRNTNTGAAAAELTELLGVNIPLRWSIAHLHQAVVDAEAHLPQLDFVTTLAGYVHWKLTGERVLGVGDASGMFPIDSATGDYDARMIAAYDDRAAERLPAPITSLLPAVLPAGAAAGTLTAEGAALLDPTGALQPGIPLCPPEGDAGTGMVATNSVAPRTGNVSAGTSIFAMVVLERPLADVHHELDLVTTPAGDAVAMVHCNNGASELAAWAGLFTRFSAAAGQPLDDDAVFDALFREALEGEADAGGLIAYNHLAGEPIAGLTEGRPLFVRTPDSAFTLANFMRAQLYGVFGTLALGMQVLAAEGVGLDRMFAHGGMFRTAGVAQRFLAGALDAPVAVGELASEGGAWGIAVLASYLAHAEDADLGTFLEERVFASASLSTADPDPADVAGFATYLDRYRAGLAIEAAATQNI